One part of the Candidatus Saccharimonadales bacterium genome encodes these proteins:
- a CDS encoding NUDIX domain-containing protein, which translates to MPKLSAGILLYRWTKNKPEVFLVHPGGPFWAKKDTGAWSIPKGEHTESEDSLLAAKREFKEETGRNCPEGEYLLLGEVKYGNKKVTAWFTENDFDKDIRSNFFEMEWPLKSGEKQRFPEVDRAGWFSLDVARRKLVKGQTPFVDMLAEQVTQNQTSLF; encoded by the coding sequence ATGCCTAAACTTTCGGCTGGAATCTTGCTTTACAGGTGGACTAAAAACAAGCCAGAAGTTTTTCTGGTCCACCCAGGTGGTCCATTTTGGGCTAAAAAAGATACTGGCGCTTGGTCTATTCCAAAGGGTGAACATACAGAGAGTGAAGACTCGTTGCTTGCCGCGAAAAGAGAATTTAAAGAAGAAACTGGACGCAATTGCCCGGAAGGTGAGTATTTATTACTGGGCGAAGTTAAATATGGCAACAAAAAAGTTACAGCTTGGTTTACTGAGAATGACTTTGATAAAGATATAAGAAGTAATTTTTTTGAGATGGAATGGCCATTAAAGTCCGGTGAAAAACAACGCTTTCCAGAGGTAGACAGAGCTGGGTGGTTTAGTCTAGACGTTGCCCGCAGGAAACTGGTTAAGGGACAGACACCGTTCGTAGATATGCTTGCTGAGCAAGTTACGCAAAATCAGACGAGTTTATTTTAG
- the recO gene encoding DNA repair protein RecO, which produces MRYFRTEAIILRRTNYGEADRILSIITPDRGKISVIAKGARRPKSKLAGGLELFAVCDINTIEGRGDLAVVTGAQIKQFYGAKILQDYDRMQFAYEILKQINKASETVTSPEFYQLLKSSLASLEDLRISHGLVEVWFKLNLGHLLGEGVNLETDSDGELLSSDQKYDYDQSTVTFFKNSNGRFTGDHIKFLRLAQQYSPPTLHRISGVAQILKDVSLIFYGSS; this is translated from the coding sequence ATGCGCTACTTTAGGACCGAAGCGATAATATTGCGGCGCACAAATTATGGGGAAGCTGATAGAATTTTGAGCATTATTACTCCTGATCGCGGCAAAATCAGTGTGATTGCAAAGGGTGCGCGAAGGCCAAAGAGCAAACTAGCGGGCGGACTAGAGTTATTTGCAGTTTGTGATATTAACACAATTGAGGGTCGGGGTGATTTGGCGGTCGTAACTGGGGCGCAGATAAAACAATTTTATGGCGCAAAGATTCTGCAGGATTACGATCGAATGCAGTTTGCATACGAAATTTTAAAACAAATTAACAAAGCCAGCGAGACCGTGACAAGTCCGGAGTTTTACCAACTTTTAAAATCATCATTAGCATCACTAGAGGATTTAAGAATTAGCCATGGCTTAGTCGAGGTCTGGTTTAAGTTGAATCTAGGCCATTTGTTAGGCGAAGGAGTCAACTTAGAAACTGATTCGGATGGTGAATTGCTTAGTTCGGATCAAAAATATGACTATGATCAGTCAACAGTTACATTTTTTAAGAATTCCAACGGGAGATTTACAGGAGATCACATTAAATTTTTGCGACTAGCTCAGCAATATTCGCCACCAACATTACACAGAATTAGCGGCGTTGCGCAAATATTAAAAGATGTAAGTCTAATTTTTTACGGCAGCTCGTAA
- a CDS encoding glycine--tRNA ligase, giving the protein MSKQEVTLDSLVSLAKRRGFVFQASEIYGGLAGFWDLGPYGVELANNLKAFWWQKFVRENRNIHGIDGAIIQNTKLWKASGHIDGFNDPLVEDLVTKKRYRADHLAGVDTNDIEKLNELLKGKKSPDGNPLGEVRTFNMMFKTYVGALEDDESVAYLRPETAGAIFTNYELVRETTRSKLPFGVAQIGKGFRNEISPREFLFRVREFDMMEMEYFTKPAMAEADLDKWKEFCWNFLVEAGVKREKMVWHQHGEDERAHYAADSWDIQYEFFGGEPRELWGIANRTDFDLKAHTKASGKDLSYFDPETNERYMPYVIEPAIGLGRLMTAVLDSAYCEEKVGDETRIVLKFKPEIAPVKVAVLPLSKKPELQALSDKVYKQIVQSTGWNVEYDETQSIGKRYRRQDEIGTPYCVTIDFESLKDDSVTVRERDTMKQTRVKIKDLQSALVL; this is encoded by the coding sequence ATGAGCAAACAAGAGGTTACACTAGATTCTTTGGTTAGTCTTGCAAAAAGGCGAGGCTTTGTTTTTCAGGCTTCCGAAATTTACGGTGGATTAGCAGGGTTTTGGGATTTGGGGCCTTACGGCGTAGAGCTAGCCAATAACTTAAAAGCGTTTTGGTGGCAAAAATTTGTGCGCGAAAATCGCAATATTCATGGTATTGATGGTGCGATTATCCAAAATACAAAGCTTTGGAAGGCTAGTGGACATATTGATGGTTTTAATGATCCACTTGTAGAAGATTTAGTTACAAAAAAACGCTATCGCGCTGATCATTTGGCCGGTGTCGATACGAATGACATTGAAAAACTCAATGAGCTGCTAAAGGGCAAAAAGTCGCCAGACGGTAACCCTTTGGGCGAAGTGCGAACTTTTAACATGATGTTCAAGACGTATGTAGGTGCGCTTGAAGACGACGAGAGTGTGGCCTATTTGCGACCAGAAACAGCTGGAGCAATTTTTACAAATTACGAACTTGTGCGTGAGACCACTCGTAGCAAACTGCCTTTTGGTGTAGCCCAAATTGGTAAGGGTTTTCGTAACGAAATCAGCCCGCGAGAATTTTTGTTCCGTGTGCGAGAATTTGACATGATGGAAATGGAATACTTCACAAAGCCAGCAATGGCCGAAGCTGATTTGGATAAATGGAAAGAATTTTGTTGGAACTTTTTGGTAGAAGCGGGCGTTAAAAGAGAAAAAATGGTTTGGCATCAACACGGCGAAGACGAGCGTGCTCATTATGCTGCTGATAGTTGGGATATTCAATATGAGTTTTTTGGCGGTGAACCGCGAGAGCTTTGGGGTATTGCTAACCGAACAGACTTCGACTTAAAGGCGCACACAAAGGCAAGTGGCAAAGACTTGAGTTACTTTGACCCAGAAACAAACGAGCGCTATATGCCCTATGTTATCGAACCTGCGATCGGGCTGGGCCGTTTAATGACTGCAGTTCTCGATAGCGCCTACTGTGAGGAAAAAGTTGGCGACGAAACACGAATTGTACTCAAATTTAAGCCCGAAATCGCACCTGTGAAAGTTGCTGTTTTACCGTTGAGCAAAAAGCCAGAACTACAAGCCTTATCTGATAAAGTGTATAAACAAATTGTTCAGTCTACTGGTTGGAACGTTGAATACGATGAGACGCAAAGTATCGGTAAACGCTATCGCAGGCAAGACGAAATTGGCACGCCGTACTGTGTGACGATTGATTTTGAAAGTCTAAAAGACGACAGTGTGACCGTGCGCGAACGCGACACAATGAAACAGACTCGCGTTAAAATTAAGGATTTGCAAAGTGCCCTCGTTCTTTGA
- a CDS encoding family 1 glycosylhydrolase, with amino-acid sequence MKKDEGLLLKFPGHFLWGAASAAHQVEGSNHNQWTVWELEHAKILAETAKYQANYLPKWDQIKADATNPANYVSGKATDHYNRYQEDFALIKKLNMNAWRFSIEWSRVEPEEGAWNAEAIEHYRVYLKKLAAIGVEPIVTLWHWTVPVWFEQKGGFTKRSNIGYFLRFAEKVFDELGQNFRYVITLNEPEVYAAKSFLLGEWPPQRRSKTEALVVLLNLISVHKKVYKAAKKKGRKYLISIAKNTAHHYAGDDAVLSQTTAKVMSWVEDGFLLGRIKKYLDFIGLNYYFSNRYYGYRQHNENLRRSDLGWDMRPADIEIVLKQLYDQYNLPIIITENGLADHDDEFRKWWLSQTLMAMHRAIQSGVRLEGYLHWSLTDNFEWSSGFWPRFGLAEVDYKTKKRTLRPSAIWFGKIIKQIRG; translated from the coding sequence ATGAAAAAAGACGAGGGTTTGCTTTTAAAGTTTCCGGGGCACTTTTTGTGGGGCGCAGCAAGTGCGGCACATCAGGTTGAGGGGTCAAACCATAATCAGTGGACTGTTTGGGAACTCGAACACGCTAAAATCCTGGCCGAGACAGCTAAATACCAGGCTAATTATTTGCCAAAGTGGGATCAAATTAAAGCTGATGCCACAAATCCGGCGAACTATGTCTCAGGCAAGGCAACAGATCATTATAACCGTTACCAAGAGGATTTTGCTTTAATAAAAAAGCTCAACATGAATGCTTGGCGCTTTAGTATTGAGTGGTCTCGTGTAGAGCCAGAAGAAGGTGCTTGGAACGCTGAAGCAATTGAACATTACCGCGTTTATCTAAAAAAGCTTGCAGCTATAGGAGTGGAACCAATTGTAACTCTGTGGCATTGGACTGTGCCGGTTTGGTTCGAGCAAAAAGGTGGCTTTACAAAACGTAGCAATATTGGCTATTTTTTACGGTTTGCCGAAAAAGTATTTGATGAACTTGGTCAAAATTTTCGGTATGTTATTACCTTGAACGAACCCGAAGTCTACGCCGCCAAGAGCTTTTTACTCGGGGAGTGGCCACCGCAACGGCGGAGCAAGACCGAGGCTTTGGTAGTTTTGCTGAACTTAATTTCGGTTCATAAAAAAGTTTACAAGGCCGCAAAAAAGAAAGGTCGCAAATATTTAATTAGCATTGCTAAAAATACGGCACATCACTACGCCGGAGACGATGCAGTTTTGTCGCAAACCACTGCCAAAGTTATGTCTTGGGTGGAAGACGGATTCTTGTTAGGGCGTATTAAAAAGTATCTGGATTTTATCGGCTTAAACTACTATTTTTCCAATCGTTACTATGGCTACAGGCAGCATAATGAAAACCTGCGTCGAAGTGATTTGGGCTGGGATATGCGCCCTGCCGATATCGAGATTGTTTTAAAACAACTTTATGATCAGTACAACCTGCCAATCATTATCACAGAAAATGGCTTGGCCGACCATGACGATGAATTTAGGAAATGGTGGCTGAGCCAGACGCTAATGGCCATGCATCGTGCGATTCAATCGGGGGTAAGGTTAGAAGGTTATTTACATTGGAGCTTGACCGACAACTTTGAGTGGTCCAGTGGTTTTTGGCCTCGATTTGGACTTGCCGAAGTCGATTACAAAACGAAAAAACGCACACTTAGACCAAGTGCAATCTGGTTTGGAAAAATCATTAAACAGATTAGGGGCTAA
- a CDS encoding HAMP domain-containing sensor histidine kinase yields the protein MKGERVDLVVAVAHELKAPLALIRHLSYDLKETDLSQNQKQAIERIIITAERSLRLASQLTNSSRLENIRNLDLINTLEPTNVQLVCEQALNEMLPFAAKFDQKLHLIKRRSSNLALANREVLHDVIVNLLDNSVRHNPQGGLVELSIAETNGLVRLNVKDNGPGIDAVEFKSVSNTIGERPQPFSARPGTSGLGLYVAGRLTAAMGGRLSLGKARQGASFFVDLLQSNQMSFIYE from the coding sequence ATGAAAGGTGAACGGGTAGATTTAGTTGTTGCAGTAGCGCATGAGCTAAAAGCGCCGTTAGCTTTAATTAGGCATTTGTCGTACGACCTAAAAGAAACAGACCTCAGCCAAAACCAAAAGCAGGCAATAGAAAGAATAATAATTACTGCCGAGAGGAGTTTGCGCCTAGCGAGTCAGTTGACGAATAGTAGTCGTCTAGAAAACATAAGAAATCTGGATCTAATAAATACTCTTGAGCCTACCAACGTGCAGCTAGTTTGCGAGCAGGCTCTAAACGAAATGTTACCATTTGCGGCGAAGTTTGATCAGAAGCTGCATTTAATTAAGCGCAGATCTAGCAATCTGGCTTTGGCAAATAGGGAAGTTCTGCATGATGTAATCGTGAATCTACTGGATAACTCGGTGCGTCACAATCCACAGGGTGGCCTAGTTGAGCTGAGTATAGCTGAGACTAATGGTTTAGTCAGATTAAATGTTAAAGACAATGGACCTGGTATCGATGCGGTTGAGTTTAAAAGCGTGAGCAATACTATTGGTGAGCGACCGCAGCCATTTAGTGCTAGGCCAGGCACTAGCGGGCTAGGGCTATATGTCGCTGGTCGGCTTACGGCGGCAATGGGTGGCAGGCTGAGCTTAGGCAAGGCAAGGCAAGGTGCTAGTTTTTTTGTGGACCTCTTGCAGTCTAACCAGATGAGCTTTATTTATGAGTAG
- the radC gene encoding DNA repair protein RadC codes for MSKALRMQQIPLHERPREKMQRKGPHALSDFELLEVIIGSGNGQADVGTIARSIQKVLKTGVHNFNMSSLTALTGVSLAHASRILASLEIAKRHLVRDNLALQTVSEIVSRLGEIRDKTQEHFICLSMDGGHRLIAQRTITIGTLDTVLAHPREIFSDPIVDRAAYVIVAHNHPSNDVNPSPKDCELTNQLIAAGQLLGVPLHDHIIVTKTQHFSFRQKHLII; via the coding sequence ATGTCAAAAGCATTACGGATGCAACAGATTCCACTTCACGAACGACCGCGCGAAAAAATGCAACGCAAGGGGCCACACGCATTGTCGGACTTCGAGTTACTCGAAGTCATAATAGGTAGCGGAAACGGCCAGGCCGACGTTGGCACAATCGCCCGAAGTATTCAGAAAGTCCTTAAAACCGGCGTACACAATTTTAATATGAGTTCGTTAACTGCACTTACTGGGGTTAGTTTGGCGCACGCAAGCCGAATTCTGGCCTCGCTCGAAATCGCCAAACGCCACCTAGTTCGTGACAACCTTGCTCTGCAAACTGTTTCCGAAATTGTTAGTCGTTTGGGTGAAATCCGAGATAAAACTCAGGAGCATTTTATTTGCTTAAGCATGGACGGCGGCCACCGTTTGATCGCTCAACGCACTATTACGATCGGCACGCTCGACACAGTTTTGGCGCATCCACGAGAGATATTCTCGGACCCTATAGTTGATAGGGCCGCTTATGTAATAGTCGCGCATAACCACCCATCAAACGATGTCAATCCAAGCCCAAAAGACTGTGAGTTAACCAATCAATTAATTGCTGCGGGTCAACTTTTAGGGGTCCCTTTGCATGATCACATAATTGTTACCAAAACGCAGCATTTTAGTTTTAGGCAAAAACATCTAATCATATAA
- a CDS encoding DNA alkylation repair protein, with product MSARTDDLIDKLQKLADRSPEDLQVLQKFFRTGEGQYAEGDVFIGVRMPKIRLACKKYSDLKISEIDELLECPVHEVRMAALIIMTNQAASKKTPESQKKSLFDLYLKRTDKIDNWDLVDVSCRDVVGGFLENKPRAILYKLAKSKSLWERRISIVSTWAFIRKGDLDDTFRISEMLLGDSHDLIHKATGWMLREAGKKDRDQLLDFLDKHSSVMPRTALRYAIEHLSVEQRMHFMAQKAQKRTNNA from the coding sequence ATGAGTGCTCGCACAGACGATCTTATTGATAAACTTCAAAAATTAGCAGATAGATCACCCGAGGATTTGCAGGTCTTGCAGAAGTTCTTTAGAACTGGCGAAGGTCAATATGCTGAGGGTGATGTCTTTATCGGTGTGCGAATGCCGAAAATTCGACTGGCTTGTAAAAAATATTCTGATCTAAAAATAAGTGAAATAGATGAGCTTTTGGAGTGTCCAGTCCACGAAGTTAGGATGGCTGCTTTGATAATTATGACGAACCAAGCGGCTAGTAAAAAAACACCTGAGTCTCAAAAAAAGAGTTTATTTGATCTATATTTGAAGCGAACAGACAAAATCGATAACTGGGATTTAGTTGACGTAAGTTGTCGCGATGTGGTTGGTGGATTCCTGGAGAATAAGCCGCGCGCTATTTTATATAAACTGGCAAAGTCAAAGAGTTTATGGGAGCGTCGAATTTCCATTGTCAGTACCTGGGCATTTATTAGAAAAGGCGACTTGGACGATACCTTTAGGATCAGCGAGATGTTGCTTGGCGATTCACATGATTTGATTCACAAAGCCACCGGTTGGATGTTACGAGAAGCAGGCAAAAAAGATCGCGATCAGCTCCTGGATTTTTTAGATAAACACTCTTCGGTAATGCCACGCACAGCTTTAAGGTACGCAATCGAGCATTTGAGTGTGGAGCAACGAATGCATTTTATGGCCCAAAAGGCCCAAAAAAGGACTAATAATGCCTAA
- a CDS encoding helix-turn-helix domain-containing protein, translated as MENNIIHQKLEALGLTRDEIKIFLSLVSAPRTPLELSRETGIARSNVYRIVDVLAEKGLVGQLTTSNDKLISAASIENLELLVVDQEAKASQFRSNFLDLNSLLASFKSKDEGFEVKTFSGIGGLKQMLWNELHATSEVLLFSGKTLNAPLGKVWAEKFRNEVVMRKIHLRSIENIGVNPFELSDDPGYTKFYRAKYISKEVLNIQAELSIYDNTIAIYNSFGHGLHLGTEVKNPFLAAFMRQVFENYWHLAKTDNVL; from the coding sequence ATGGAAAACAATATTATTCATCAAAAGCTCGAGGCGCTAGGGCTGACACGCGACGAGATTAAGATATTCTTGAGCTTGGTTAGCGCGCCCCGAACACCGCTTGAGTTAAGTCGTGAAACGGGAATCGCCAGATCAAACGTTTACAGAATTGTCGATGTTTTAGCTGAAAAAGGCTTGGTTGGTCAGTTGACAACTAGTAACGATAAGCTTATCTCGGCCGCCTCGATTGAAAACTTGGAGCTCCTAGTTGTTGACCAAGAAGCAAAAGCGAGCCAGTTTCGTAGTAATTTTTTAGATCTAAATAGTTTGCTTGCAAGTTTTAAAAGCAAAGACGAAGGATTCGAGGTTAAAACTTTTAGCGGAATCGGCGGGCTTAAACAAATGCTTTGGAACGAACTTCACGCTACAAGTGAGGTTCTGTTATTCTCTGGTAAAACTCTTAATGCGCCGCTTGGAAAAGTCTGGGCTGAAAAGTTTCGAAACGAAGTTGTAATGCGTAAAATCCATTTGCGTAGTATAGAAAATATAGGAGTTAACCCGTTTGAGCTTTCTGACGACCCAGGGTATACAAAGTTTTACCGCGCCAAGTATATTTCTAAAGAAGTTTTGAATATTCAGGCCGAGCTGTCGATTTACGATAATACGATCGCGATTTATAATTCGTTCGGCCACGGCTTACATCTGGGGACAGAAGTGAAAAATCCATTTTTAGCCGCTTTTATGCGTCAGGTTTTTGAAAATTATTGGCATTTAGCTAAAACTGACAACGTTTTGTAA
- a CDS encoding response regulator has protein sequence MSRILLVEDDIWSKDCYEGWLQNHDCVWAGDAQLALNKLDESQIDLIILDMFLPNSNGVQLLNILASYDDFLKIPVIILSTSPPSKKTLKAYGVKDVLDKTTITKVDFVKAVNNALL, from the coding sequence ATGAGTAGAATTCTGCTAGTCGAGGATGATATTTGGTCCAAAGATTGCTACGAAGGTTGGCTGCAAAATCACGATTGTGTTTGGGCAGGTGACGCCCAGCTGGCATTGAATAAGCTTGATGAGTCACAGATCGATCTGATTATTTTGGACATGTTTTTGCCAAATTCTAACGGGGTGCAGCTTTTAAATATTTTGGCGTCATATGATGACTTTTTAAAAATTCCTGTGATAATTTTAAGTACTTCGCCACCTAGTAAAAAAACCCTAAAGGCCTACGGCGTTAAAGACGTTTTAGATAAAACAACAATTACCAAAGTTGACTTTGTAAAGGCGGTGAATAATGCGCTACTTTAG